From Chaetodon trifascialis isolate fChaTrf1 chromosome 1, fChaTrf1.hap1, whole genome shotgun sequence, one genomic window encodes:
- the fgf19 gene encoding fibroblast growth factor 19 has product MLLIVVTVSVANMFFSIGVVGTPLSDQGPHIAHSWSQVVRLRHLYSARPGLHLLISGDGQIQGSVDQTLYSLLEIRPVDPGCVAIRGAATARFLCIEGDGRLYSSHTYSRDDCTFREQILPNGYNIYVSDRHGALLSLGNYRQRMQGRDRGIPALAQFLPRISTLNQASYTGLDVLDQTGLSTDQREETVNTMDSFGKISQIIHSPSFDKR; this is encoded by the exons ATGCTGCTGATCGTGGTCACTGTATCCGTTGCCaatatgtttttttctattGGAGTTGTTGGCACGCCTCTATCAGACCAGGGGCCCCACATCGCCCACAGCTGGAGCCAGGTGGTCCGGCTCAGGCACCTGTACTCTGCCAGACCAGGACTGCACCTGTTAATTAGTGGGGATGGACAGATCCAAGGCTCTGTGGACCAAACTCTGTACA GCCTGCTGGAGATCCGTCCAGTGGATCCAGGCTGTGTTGCCATCAGAGGAGCAGCAACCGCACGATTTCTCTGTATAGAAGGTGATGGAAGATTATACTCATCG CACACCTACAGCAGAGATGACTGCACCTTCCGAGAGCAGATTTTGCCAAACGGGTACAACATCTATGTCTCTGACAGACATGGAGCCTTGCTCAGTCTGGGAAATTACCGCCAGAGGATGCAGGGTCGAGACAGAGGCATACCGGCTCTAGCTCAGTTCCTCCCCCGGATCAGCACCCTCAATCAGGCCTCATACACTGGACTGGATGTCCTGGACCAGACAGGACTGAGCACAGACCAAAGAGAGGAAACTGTGAACACGATGGACTCGTTTGGAAAGATCTCTCAGATCATTCACAGTCCTAGCTTCGACAAGAGATGA